One segment of Leptospiraceae bacterium DNA contains the following:
- a CDS encoding RnfABCDGE type electron transport complex subunit D codes for MRNKSKNYYMISQNKTIGKNVFDFFCSDVRILQIILMGTLLLLGVVFRDFSIQLIQITFTFTAGIFTQWIWRKILNCELAYFSTLITCLGLSILIRSEFIWVHPALAVIVISSKFIIRIRSKHLFNPAMLGVILGINLFPNTWISPGQWGYELTLGIWIITFGFIVSGRAGISEISLAFLIFYFSLLAFRVIYFGYQWEVWFHQLQNGALILFTFFMITDPKTIPNHRIARILHAFIVAIVAYVWAFYFFKTNNLIWALFLCSPIVILWDLLFHEKKYEWKSVLK; via the coding sequence ATGAGAAACAAAAGTAAAAATTATTACATGATTTCTCAAAATAAAACAATTGGAAAAAACGTTTTTGATTTTTTTTGTTCTGATGTTCGGATACTGCAAATAATACTAATGGGAACTTTATTACTGCTTGGAGTAGTTTTTCGTGATTTTTCCATTCAACTAATTCAAATAACGTTTACCTTTACCGCAGGAATATTTACGCAATGGATTTGGAGAAAAATTTTAAATTGTGAACTGGCCTATTTTAGTACTTTAATTACCTGTCTCGGGCTTTCTATTTTAATTCGAAGTGAATTTATTTGGGTACATCCTGCTTTAGCGGTTATAGTTATATCTTCGAAATTTATAATTAGAATTAGGAGTAAACATTTATTTAACCCTGCCATGTTAGGAGTTATACTTGGAATAAACCTATTTCCAAATACTTGGATTTCTCCTGGCCAATGGGGTTACGAACTTACATTGGGAATTTGGATTATAACTTTTGGATTTATTGTTTCTGGTAGAGCAGGTATTTCAGAAATTAGTTTAGCTTTTCTAATATTTTATTTTTCTCTTCTCGCATTTCGTGTAATTTATTTTGGATATCAATGGGAAGTTTGGTTTCATCAATTACAAAATGGAGCTTTAATTCTGTTTACTTTTTTTATGATTACGGATCCTAAGACAATTCCAAATCATCGAATTGCTCGTATTCTTCATGCATTCATTGTGGCAATTGTAGCATACGTTTGGGCATTTTATTTTTTTAAGACCAATAATTTGATATGGGCATTATTCTTATGTTCCCCAATTGTGATTCTTTGGGATTTACTATTTCATGAAAAAAAATACGAATGGAAATCAGTATTAAAATAA
- a CDS encoding cyclic nucleotide-binding domain-containing protein, whose amino-acid sequence MLNKLFTNEFLQDTDVQDYKKGDVLIAEGASSDETMYFILNGLCSVFKKQEETAVQINQLKTGDFFGEIALISNQPRTATVIVESDSAKLLLFSKKKFIQQTVSNPVLMFSILKAAIARFLRADVNLETTIKSIPNMKPDLIVKLNQNHVKLVNIKALNYIHSLPILNLGKSLKIFSEGKDANPHMYFILRGNISLLKEHHGKNTEIATLELGHFFGETSFISDTPYTHSAITKSDDVKLVQLDKVAFLKIVNLHPEFLFNNLKNTIWKLINTEKATFNLKSKIAKDPQATTDLKVYNKGDFIIKEGDASNETMYFILDGSFAVLKNRGDSVEEVNVLKSGDFFGELSLISSQPRTASINVKSESGKLLLFSKEKFIQKTKDSPGLMFSILKATIARLIRAEASIDKIIKALPELDPGLAIRLNESRIDNINVFNYVHNLHSRILLKGDRIYAEGEKTDGAMYFIYEGTIAVIKKYHRKNMKITTYEKGDFFGETSIVSDSPRSQTMIASSEKAKVVRIDRDILMKIVHISPGFLFSLLRTVIWKLIIAEKALFKLNLKVDDIYEKKS is encoded by the coding sequence ATGCTGAATAAGCTATTTACAAACGAGTTTCTGCAAGACACAGATGTTCAGGACTATAAGAAAGGGGATGTCCTCATAGCGGAAGGCGCCTCTTCAGATGAAACGATGTATTTCATTTTAAATGGATTATGTTCGGTCTTTAAAAAACAAGAGGAAACAGCAGTCCAAATCAATCAACTGAAAACGGGTGATTTTTTTGGAGAAATTGCTCTTATTTCAAATCAGCCTAGGACAGCAACCGTAATAGTAGAATCAGATTCTGCAAAATTACTTTTGTTCAGTAAGAAAAAATTCATCCAACAAACAGTATCCAATCCAGTATTAATGTTTTCTATATTGAAAGCTGCGATTGCCCGTTTTTTACGAGCAGACGTTAATCTTGAAACTACCATAAAATCTATTCCAAATATGAAACCAGATTTGATTGTAAAATTAAATCAAAATCATGTAAAATTAGTAAATATAAAAGCCCTAAATTATATTCACTCTTTGCCTATTTTAAATTTAGGAAAAAGTTTAAAAATCTTTTCAGAGGGTAAGGATGCTAATCCTCATATGTATTTCATTTTGAGAGGAAATATTTCTCTGTTAAAAGAGCATCATGGGAAAAATACAGAGATCGCGACTCTTGAGTTAGGGCATTTTTTTGGAGAAACTTCCTTTATTAGTGATACACCCTATACTCATTCTGCAATAACTAAATCGGATGACGTAAAACTTGTTCAATTAGATAAAGTCGCGTTTTTAAAAATTGTAAACCTTCATCCTGAGTTTTTATTTAATAACTTAAAGAATACCATTTGGAAATTGATTAACACAGAAAAAGCTACCTTCAATTTAAAATCCAAAATCGCAAAAGACCCACAAGCGACGACTGATTTGAAAGTATACAATAAAGGGGATTTTATTATTAAAGAAGGTGATGCATCTAACGAAACTATGTATTTTATTTTAGATGGTTCATTTGCTGTATTAAAAAATCGAGGGGATTCAGTTGAAGAAGTGAATGTTTTAAAATCTGGAGATTTTTTTGGAGAACTTTCTCTCATATCTAGTCAACCAAGAACAGCCAGTATCAATGTAAAATCAGAGTCAGGCAAATTACTATTATTCAGTAAAGAAAAATTCATTCAGAAAACAAAAGATAGTCCCGGTTTAATGTTTTCTATTCTAAAGGCAACGATTGCTCGATTAATTCGCGCAGAAGCATCTATCGATAAAATAATCAAGGCATTGCCTGAACTTGATCCAGGATTAGCAATTCGTTTGAACGAAAGTAGAATTGATAACATTAATGTATTTAATTACGTACACAATTTGCATAGTCGGATTTTACTCAAGGGAGATAGAATTTATGCAGAAGGCGAGAAAACAGATGGTGCTATGTATTTTATTTACGAAGGAACTATTGCAGTAATTAAAAAATACCACCGAAAAAATATGAAAATAACAACTTATGAGAAGGGAGATTTTTTTGGGGAAACTTCTATAGTGAGTGATTCGCCTAGATCACAAACAATGATTGCTTCTTCTGAAAAGGCAAAAGTTGTTCGTATTGACAGAGATATTCTTATGAAGATTGTTCATATAAGCCCAGGTTTTCTATTTAGTCTTTTAAGAACTGTTATCTGGAAACTTATTATAGCTGAGAAGGCTTTGTTTAAATTAAATTTAAAAGTAGATGATATTTACGAAAAGAAATCTTAA
- a CDS encoding HEAT repeat domain-containing protein, whose translation MKNTTKKTDSISGMAFLIKGIPLILAFTSFFSVAAADSDKDEMKENLLGSDKKQREALLAFKSSNRQDLFPIVSSILRKTKSEGDLQGLILDVYFSFGADLEKFNPLFLEDLEWVFENTKNEANIIKILDFAAIHKEKRLMYQILNFITYRDATVREYTFKAIDSFKDDRALPFILELGSSDQPIHRYYYLESLNHINDERASMHVTKLLTDPSPAIRSECVVVIEKLGLKEKLNVVLAMATNDTNYEVRKTAVVSLANQKSKFPTTVFQKTIFDSNREVRDVTVDAINTIKDSSYARFISVAMEKETLSPLRLKMVDSLLILNNHGGGIGLSAALLKDQDSQVRSKSAYAIGKLKATPVIKDLVSSLHTEQVVDVKIEVTRSLGVLKEKSAVPVILKKLQSGEANELRSEFLSALNQIDDPKVMPVIFDLIDLENAESIKSGMKLLLRTMLYRYHGGGKDYKTLALSEKVSVN comes from the coding sequence ATGAAAAACACTACAAAAAAAACAGATTCAATATCCGGTATGGCTTTTTTAATAAAAGGTATTCCTCTAATCCTTGCTTTCACTAGTTTTTTTTCCGTTGCAGCGGCGGATTCAGATAAGGATGAAATGAAAGAAAACCTTTTAGGTTCAGATAAAAAACAGCGAGAAGCCCTACTCGCTTTCAAGTCATCTAATAGACAAGATCTATTCCCGATTGTATCCTCTATCCTCAGAAAAACTAAATCAGAAGGTGACTTACAAGGATTAATCCTTGATGTATACTTTTCTTTTGGAGCTGATTTAGAAAAATTTAATCCTCTATTTTTGGAAGATTTAGAATGGGTATTTGAAAATACAAAAAATGAAGCAAATATAATCAAAATCCTAGACTTTGCAGCTATCCACAAAGAAAAAAGGTTAATGTATCAAATTCTAAATTTTATCACCTATAGAGATGCAACAGTTAGAGAATATACATTTAAAGCAATTGATAGTTTTAAGGACGATCGGGCTCTTCCATTTATTTTAGAATTAGGAAGTTCTGACCAACCAATTCACCGGTATTATTATCTCGAATCTTTGAATCATATAAATGACGAACGTGCTAGTATGCACGTAACAAAACTTTTGACAGATCCAAGCCCTGCGATTCGAAGTGAATGTGTAGTCGTGATAGAGAAACTCGGCCTCAAAGAAAAACTAAATGTCGTATTAGCAATGGCAACTAACGACACTAACTATGAAGTAAGGAAAACTGCTGTTGTATCTCTTGCAAATCAAAAGTCAAAATTTCCGACGACTGTATTTCAAAAAACTATATTCGACTCTAACCGAGAAGTTCGAGATGTTACTGTGGATGCTATAAACACGATTAAGGATTCATCCTATGCAAGATTTATTTCAGTTGCTATGGAAAAGGAAACACTTTCTCCTCTGAGACTTAAAATGGTCGATAGCCTTCTAATCTTAAATAACCACGGAGGTGGAATTGGTCTTTCGGCAGCTTTACTGAAAGATCAGGATAGTCAAGTTCGCTCTAAGTCAGCTTATGCAATTGGAAAATTAAAAGCGACTCCCGTTATTAAGGATTTAGTTTCTTCTCTCCATACTGAACAAGTAGTCGACGTAAAAATTGAAGTTACACGTTCCCTTGGTGTATTAAAAGAAAAATCGGCTGTTCCAGTAATTTTGAAAAAGCTACAATCTGGCGAAGCGAACGAACTTCGCTCTGAATTCTTATCCGCATTAAATCAAATTGATGATCCTAAAGTAATGCCTGTCATATTTGACTTAATCGATTTAGAAAATGCTGAATCAATCAAATCAGGTATGAAGCTGTTACTTAGAACTATGTTGTATCGTTATCATGGTGGCGGGAAAGATTACAAAACTTTAGCACTTTCAGAAAAAGTATCTGTTAATTAA
- a CDS encoding tetratricopeptide repeat protein translates to MMEPIKKNRLKFESVEPETNPNVTQYETDEYSTMRVRQQTATNYLPWVLFFILLVLVIAGTSWFYFFGNKSGLGGFSKNDLATDKSGSLDRILEKPYLPSSSMNPRLAECITLYQERYQKKAETKCEEFLNRPETDEDKSIALTILGIIYDEKGRYAQAIDYLKKAVAYDSKNIYAYYDLAVAYKHEGRISDARSTIQRAKQIAPNDSKVALLAGNLLYDSNDPKAAMESYKDGLSNTPGDPYLTYNLALTQYKQGMIPEAIDNFRKAIQSAGTGQIAEFSHGHLGSIFYHREDLNGAEHHFREAITIKPNDSRYLYNLGIILLKKKNTEEAVAFFQKAQDAGATDPQIYRYIAESFADLKMYDNAIASLEKAMRLRPDDVDTLNQLADLYYNHGNLSQAEDAFRKVIRITPGDSNTENALVNLGIILDDMERYGEAIVEFEKALDLNPKNENAYYNLGIAYKNAGQPSKALESWRKANALNPTESKHKEAIADYYQENNYLDEAATEYEEIAKTNQYNYKVRLKLADTYFKKKQFDLAEKNLIFVLNHSKSGEEIKLAHRKLALVYSEGDSKNKTKAKDEAYRGSHIDPDDMESRLVLAKVLIDSKSLMDREKAIDELTAIVRSDIKPKLAAKAYNYLGICYYENHEYKKALREFQNAIDLDPNLTEAYDNKRAARAEYETSIQSKQTPY, encoded by the coding sequence GTGATGGAACCAATCAAGAAAAATAGACTTAAGTTTGAATCAGTTGAACCTGAAACCAATCCTAACGTAACTCAATACGAAACAGATGAATATTCTACCATGCGGGTAAGGCAACAAACTGCTACCAATTATCTACCTTGGGTTCTATTTTTTATATTATTAGTTTTAGTAATAGCTGGTACTTCTTGGTTTTATTTTTTTGGAAATAAAAGTGGGCTTGGTGGTTTTTCTAAGAATGATTTAGCAACAGATAAGTCTGGTTCTTTAGACCGAATTTTAGAAAAGCCGTATCTGCCTTCGAGTTCTATGAACCCTAGACTTGCTGAATGTATAACCTTGTACCAAGAAAGGTATCAAAAGAAAGCAGAAACTAAATGTGAAGAATTTCTAAATCGTCCAGAAACGGATGAGGATAAATCAATAGCACTCACAATTTTGGGTATTATCTATGATGAAAAAGGTAGATATGCACAAGCTATTGATTATCTAAAAAAAGCTGTTGCCTATGATTCTAAAAATATTTACGCCTACTATGACTTAGCCGTTGCATATAAACATGAAGGTCGAATTAGTGATGCGCGATCTACAATTCAAAGAGCTAAACAAATAGCACCTAACGATTCTAAAGTTGCTCTCTTAGCTGGAAATCTTTTGTACGATTCGAATGATCCAAAAGCTGCGATGGAAAGTTATAAAGATGGTCTTTCCAACACACCGGGTGATCCTTATCTTACTTACAATTTAGCACTTACTCAATACAAACAAGGAATGATTCCGGAAGCAATTGATAATTTTCGAAAAGCGATTCAAAGTGCGGGAACAGGTCAAATTGCAGAATTCTCTCACGGCCATTTGGGCTCTATCTTTTACCACCGAGAAGATTTGAATGGAGCTGAACACCATTTTAGAGAAGCAATTACTATCAAACCGAATGACTCTCGTTATCTTTACAACTTAGGTATTATTCTCCTAAAGAAAAAAAATACGGAAGAAGCAGTTGCCTTTTTCCAAAAAGCACAGGATGCAGGAGCTACGGATCCGCAAATTTATAGATACATAGCTGAATCATTTGCAGACTTAAAAATGTATGACAACGCTATTGCTTCTTTAGAAAAAGCAATGAGACTTCGACCAGACGATGTAGATACCCTAAATCAACTTGCAGATTTATATTATAATCATGGGAATTTAAGCCAAGCAGAAGATGCTTTTAGAAAAGTAATCCGCATAACACCAGGTGACTCAAATACTGAAAATGCTCTCGTAAATCTAGGGATCATTTTAGATGATATGGAGAGATATGGGGAAGCAATTGTAGAATTTGAAAAAGCACTAGATTTAAATCCGAAAAATGAAAATGCGTATTATAATCTAGGTATTGCATACAAGAATGCAGGACAACCTTCCAAAGCATTAGAGAGCTGGAGAAAAGCAAATGCTCTAAATCCTACCGAATCAAAACACAAAGAAGCAATAGCTGACTACTACCAAGAAAACAATTATCTAGATGAAGCAGCAACTGAATACGAAGAAATAGCAAAAACAAATCAATACAATTATAAAGTTAGATTAAAATTAGCAGACACCTACTTTAAAAAGAAACAATTTGATTTGGCAGAAAAGAATTTAATTTTTGTTTTAAATCATTCCAAAAGTGGAGAAGAAATAAAGTTAGCCCATAGAAAGTTAGCTCTCGTTTATTCAGAAGGTGATTCAAAAAATAAAACGAAAGCAAAAGATGAAGCTTACCGCGGCTCCCATATAGACCCAGACGATATGGAAAGCAGACTTGTTCTAGCAAAAGTACTAATCGATTCAAAGTCTCTCATGGATAGAGAAAAGGCCATTGATGAACTTACAGCAATTGTCCGGTCTGATATAAAGCCCAAACTGGCTGCTAAAGCATACAACTATCTAGGAATTTGCTACTACGAAAATCATGAGTATAAAAAAGCTTTACGTGAGTTCCAGAATGCCATTGATTTGGATCCGAATTTAACAGAAGCATACGACAATAAAAGAGCGGCAAGGGCTGAGTATGAAACGAGTATCCAGAGTAAGCAAACCCCATACTAA
- the nusB gene encoding transcription antitermination factor NusB, whose translation MASRHKSRSVTLQALYQIELTGVSIGDAISFSWYDKVLEPEEKELATQLIKGVVKNWDLLDTIIKSYSKNWEFERISVVNRCILRLSIYSLINQRDIPPKVVINEAIELTREFESETAVTFINGILDAVYKDELAKLSGDL comes from the coding sequence ATGGCATCCAGACATAAAAGTAGATCCGTCACCCTACAAGCCCTTTACCAAATTGAACTAACCGGTGTCTCGATTGGAGATGCAATCAGTTTTAGTTGGTATGACAAAGTTCTAGAGCCAGAAGAAAAAGAACTTGCAACGCAATTAATTAAAGGTGTTGTGAAAAATTGGGATTTACTCGATACAATAATAAAGTCCTACTCAAAAAACTGGGAATTCGAACGCATTTCAGTTGTTAATCGCTGTATTTTGCGTTTGTCCATATATAGTTTGATCAACCAAAGGGATATCCCCCCGAAAGTTGTAATCAACGAAGCGATAGAGCTTACAAGAGAGTTTGAATCAGAAACTGCTGTAACCTTTATCAATGGAATTCTAGATGCAGTGTATAAGGACGAATTAGCCAAACTCAGTGGAGATTTGTGA